In the Arachis ipaensis cultivar K30076 chromosome B10, Araip1.1, whole genome shotgun sequence genome, one interval contains:
- the LOC107624475 gene encoding kinetochore protein NDC80 homolog isoform X2 — MRPPAGSRRQPDDSFIPPPPPTPLDFHQRNQFPRDSDASFASSRPSSAGGGAGRTRFEDYKERHFQQSVISAINSFLKSRESTIRFKSGGTTPSAKDIIETLKLLLREIEYPVSKLEEDLPPLLKRLNYPFKLNKSILKSPAAPHQWPYLLALIHWLLQIASFGSHLSQSTSNTVSSLLQVNLVHQYTLNSYLNYIKGHDDVVEELELDIIDKLNHQKALAQEKLEAANNELKSLRDDLERLRLHPVKKEELEKTKGMLEDDVKKFNLLIEDVGRKIEEMEKVLAEKEKVLEAKERENHRVCEENKELRRTVEAQPVNARDVERMKRELQALEREIQEGELARNVWEDKFWEMENNLSHKFKELEALALDCNQELRRLKIGDDIQYQLNAKGTTPADIMGFDHKLSLKPALNSYAEDIKKISMGRWEELISYQQMSNENAARLEEKRNNVATLQSQIDKWCPRKDTLLLGLVRQ; from the exons ATGAGACCCCCCGCCGGATCCCGCCGACAACCCGATGACTCATTCATTCCGCCGCCGCCGCCAACTCCGCTGGATTTCCATCAGCGCAATCAGTTCCCCCGCGACTCCGACGCCAGTTTCGCAAGCAGCCGCCCTTCTTCCGCCGGAGGCGGCGCGGGGCGCACGAGGTTCGAGGACTACAAGGAGCGCCACTTTCAGCAATCAGTGATTTCCGCCATCAACTCGTTCCTAAAGTCGCGGGAGTCTACCATCAGGTTCAAATCCGGCGGCACCACACCTTCCGCGAAGGACATCATCGAAACCCTAAAGTTGCTTCTGAGAGAGATCGAGTACCCTGTGTCGAAACTCGAAGAGGATCTTCCCCCTCTCCTGAAGCGCCTCAATTACCCGTTCAAGCTCAACAAGTCCATCCTCAAATCCCCCGCTGCCCCTCACCAGTGGCCTTACTTGCTCGCACTCATTCACTGGCTCCTTCAGATCGCCTCCTTCGGCTCTCACCTCTCCCAATCCACCTCCAATACCGTCTCTTCCCTCCTCCAGGTCAACCTTGTCCACCAGTACACCCTCAATTCCTATCTTAACTACATTAAGGGCCATGATGATGTGGTTGAAGAACTCGAACTCGACATCATCGACAAGCTCAACCACCAGAAGGCCCTCGCCCAGGAGAAGCTCGAGGCTGCCAACAATGAGCTCAAGAGTTTGAGGGATGACTTGGAGAGGCTGAGGTTGCATCCCGTAAAGAAGGAGGAGCTGGAGAAGACTAAG GGCATGCTAGAGGACGATGTGAAGAAATTTAATCTTCTGATTGAGGATGTTGGGAGAAAGATTGAGGAGATGGAGAAGGTGCTGGCAGAGAAGGAGAAGGTTCTGGAGGCGAAGGAGCGGGAGAACCATAGGGTTTGCGAGGAGAACAAGGAACTCAGGAGGACGGTAGAGGCACAGCCTGTGAATGCGAGGGATGTGGAGAGGATGAAGAGGGAGTTGCAGGCTTTGGAGAGGGAGATCCAGGAGGGCGAGCTTGCCCGGAATGTTTGGGAGGACAAGTTCTGGGAAATGGAGAATAATCTTTCTCACAAGTTCAAGGAGCTTGAGGCGCTTGCTTTGGATTGCAACCAAGAGCTGAGGAG GTTGAAGATCGGTGATGATATTCAGTATCAGTTGAATGCCAAGGGAACTACGCCTGCTGATATTATGGGTTTTGACCATAAATTGAGTCTGAAGCCTGCACTTAACTCATACGCTGAGGACATTAAGAAGATTTCTATGGGGAGATGGGAAGAGTTAATTTCCTATCAGCAAATGTCCAATGAAAATGCTGCTAGGCTTGAGGAAAAAAGAAATAATGTTGCAACATTGCAGTCACAGATTGATAAA TGGTGCCCAAGGAAAGACACGCTTCTACTTGGGCTCGTCCGTCAGTGA
- the LOC107624475 gene encoding kinetochore protein NDC80 homolog isoform X1, whose product MRPPAGSRRQPDDSFIPPPPPTPLDFHQRNQFPRDSDASFASSRPSSAGGGAGRTRFEDYKERHFQQSVISAINSFLKSRESTIRFKSGGTTPSAKDIIETLKLLLREIEYPVSKLEEDLPPLLKRLNYPFKLNKSILKSPAAPHQWPYLLALIHWLLQIASFGSHLSQSTSNTVSSLLQVNLVHQYTLNSYLNYIKGHDDVVEELELDIIDKLNHQKALAQEKLEAANNELKSLRDDLERLRLHPVKKEELEKTKGMLEDDVKKFNLLIEDVGRKIEEMEKVLAEKEKVLEAKERENHRVCEENKELRRTVEAQPVNARDVERMKRELQALEREIQEGELARNVWEDKFWEMENNLSHKFKELEALALDCNQELRRLKIGDDIQYQLNAKGTTPADIMGFDHKLSLKPALNSYAEDIKKISMGRWEELISYQQMSNENAARLEEKRNNVATLQSQIDKLRMMALSLTGSAGSKM is encoded by the exons ATGAGACCCCCCGCCGGATCCCGCCGACAACCCGATGACTCATTCATTCCGCCGCCGCCGCCAACTCCGCTGGATTTCCATCAGCGCAATCAGTTCCCCCGCGACTCCGACGCCAGTTTCGCAAGCAGCCGCCCTTCTTCCGCCGGAGGCGGCGCGGGGCGCACGAGGTTCGAGGACTACAAGGAGCGCCACTTTCAGCAATCAGTGATTTCCGCCATCAACTCGTTCCTAAAGTCGCGGGAGTCTACCATCAGGTTCAAATCCGGCGGCACCACACCTTCCGCGAAGGACATCATCGAAACCCTAAAGTTGCTTCTGAGAGAGATCGAGTACCCTGTGTCGAAACTCGAAGAGGATCTTCCCCCTCTCCTGAAGCGCCTCAATTACCCGTTCAAGCTCAACAAGTCCATCCTCAAATCCCCCGCTGCCCCTCACCAGTGGCCTTACTTGCTCGCACTCATTCACTGGCTCCTTCAGATCGCCTCCTTCGGCTCTCACCTCTCCCAATCCACCTCCAATACCGTCTCTTCCCTCCTCCAGGTCAACCTTGTCCACCAGTACACCCTCAATTCCTATCTTAACTACATTAAGGGCCATGATGATGTGGTTGAAGAACTCGAACTCGACATCATCGACAAGCTCAACCACCAGAAGGCCCTCGCCCAGGAGAAGCTCGAGGCTGCCAACAATGAGCTCAAGAGTTTGAGGGATGACTTGGAGAGGCTGAGGTTGCATCCCGTAAAGAAGGAGGAGCTGGAGAAGACTAAG GGCATGCTAGAGGACGATGTGAAGAAATTTAATCTTCTGATTGAGGATGTTGGGAGAAAGATTGAGGAGATGGAGAAGGTGCTGGCAGAGAAGGAGAAGGTTCTGGAGGCGAAGGAGCGGGAGAACCATAGGGTTTGCGAGGAGAACAAGGAACTCAGGAGGACGGTAGAGGCACAGCCTGTGAATGCGAGGGATGTGGAGAGGATGAAGAGGGAGTTGCAGGCTTTGGAGAGGGAGATCCAGGAGGGCGAGCTTGCCCGGAATGTTTGGGAGGACAAGTTCTGGGAAATGGAGAATAATCTTTCTCACAAGTTCAAGGAGCTTGAGGCGCTTGCTTTGGATTGCAACCAAGAGCTGAGGAG GTTGAAGATCGGTGATGATATTCAGTATCAGTTGAATGCCAAGGGAACTACGCCTGCTGATATTATGGGTTTTGACCATAAATTGAGTCTGAAGCCTGCACTTAACTCATACGCTGAGGACATTAAGAAGATTTCTATGGGGAGATGGGAAGAGTTAATTTCCTATCAGCAAATGTCCAATGAAAATGCTGCTAGGCTTGAGGAAAAAAGAAATAATGTTGCAACATTGCAGTCACAGATTGATAAA TTGCGTATGATGGCTTTATCTCTCACGGGAAGCGCAGGGTCAAAAATGTAA
- the LOC107623651 gene encoding uncharacterized protein LOC107623651, whose amino-acid sequence MAKGSRGQRRNASHRYRSIPYLLPTCKKNICEDMCPKKCSEALDKREWKDVTCSVCMEYPHNAVLLLCSSHDKGCRPYMCGTSFRHSNCLDQYKKAYTNIISTNNQGALQDSNSLAGEKEVLKLACPLCRGQVKGWTVVEPARDYLNAKKRSCMQDNCLFSGNYKELRKHVRAEHPLARPRAVDPAHEQKWRWLEWERERDDVISTVTSTMPGAMVLGDYVIEGRQNNIDTDEDEEDASVDVDGADRNGRVQMSIEAMNLFLRLHSARQGNRNLDNLNLQFRPGSSQNGAQHSTSIGGMEFANEDARNSEVNHHDESLVNHLHHHGTGRVLLHRSGRRHRQREGHAAQGS is encoded by the coding sequence ATGGCAAAAGGAAGCAGGGGACAGCGTAGGAATGCTTCGCATAGGTATAGATCTATCCCATACCTGCTGCCTACTTGCAAGAAGAATATTTGTGAGGATATGTGCCCAAAGAAATGCTCTGAAGCCTTGGATAAGAGGGAGTGGAAAGATGTCACATGTTCTGTGTGCATGGAGTACCCTCACAATGCTGTTCTTCTCCTTTGTTCTTCACATGACAAAGGTTGCCGTCCCTATATGTGTGGGACTAGCTTTCGTCATTCCAACTGCCTCGATCAGTACAAAAAAGCATACACTAACATTATATCAACAAATAATCAAGGTGCATTACAAGATTCAAACTCCCTTGCTGGGGAGAAAGAAGTCTTAAAGCTTGCATGCCCACTATGCAGGGGACAGGTGAAAGGTTGGACTGTTGTTGAACCTGCTCGGGACTATTTGAATGCAAAGAAAAGAAGTTGCATGCAAGATAATTGCTTGTTTTCTGGGAATTACAAAGAGTTGAGGAAGCATGTGAGGGCGGAGCATCCCCTGGCACGTCCCCGTGCGGTTGATCCCGCTCACGAGCAGAAATGGAGATGGCTTGAGTGGGAGCGTGAACGTGACGATGTGATCAGTACAGTAACATCAACCATGCCTGGGGCAATGGTTTTGGGAGACTATGTCATAGAAGGACGCCAAAACAACATTGATAcagatgaagatgaagaggatGCTTCTGTTGATGTAGATGGTGCTGATAGAAATGGTAGAGTTCAGATGAGCATAGAAGCCATGAATTTATTCCTCCGGCTACATTCAGCTCGGCAAGGGAATAGGAACCTTGACAACTTAAATTTACAGTTTAGACCGGGATCAAGTCAGAATGGGGCACAGCATTCCACTTCTATTGGTGGGATGGAATTTGCCAATGAAGATGCTAGAAATAGTGAAGTTAATCATCATGATGAATCACTGGTTAACCACCTCCATCACCATGGCACTGGCAGAGTTCTACTCCATCGCTCAGGCCGGAGACACAGACAGAGAGAAGGACATGCAGCTCAGGGTAGCTGA
- the LOC107623888 gene encoding separase yields MASVTESSLISKLQSADSAGIFTQVYDYLRPLADLSKNNKSSKSKPDQTLIRSLAKRFLPFLNSSLSVLPKHLTNISKSGSSDGAVVLELFQVFKLCLDCLESVASQLESKPFSVEFLRVRMVQCLEACGRVDDAEAEGLRILENLQPTSKSTKRKAKILPEVDKGGVADKDKELSLLVVQIVVALVRCAAVGTSKEYARFRRVLDLVEEVRPWLRGLGASSYDKHQALVINLGKCALSLLGKTCSDKDLVVSFCRMTLTEYVKSPVNDQVYKIARRMCSSLLALQGDESLYIIDIFDCVASECKLEEGNAGIEFIELVNYCANKCQPANASFCNTFAAYLNKIAERFQKVLTPINSVLRLYAAGLLLVSCSLRSKVGDLAASESAKFECLLGTLMENQKMIQTSPPLLGQAFAWLDSGCESYMTYLPSYSEALKFLCKPLAKSVNSERKQLVTEEDDASAITMLSTVQDAFYILCQILLSSLSFTSEKNTDEFDENSRTLLNVALATFTLSIRTNLKLQESTRLVKQMMASKWIDTEGMKYIIASLYNIAVALYRNKQPNEASKVLNLCCKASWICIKCYCANFTEGAPKEFVIEAYKRSALLLDILYDISSPKIRKKVIKILTNWSTANNLFQDLPTPIPVLKQWVKIECKQAKQVDEGVDSLTLYSLLSSSTEFSKRNISIILEQELQAYEEINLKYAEFCQKMQTKIINILLKDIYITPDTCFQKAQTLVRKGKALRMCGTGDLRDCIQCFSEAITIMKEIFGETGADKNAIEHQLSVAYCMRALCTQEAEPSSKQIFEDVKATLDLWLGISPLGCFEDGDCYLPDSIMILLCNIIDLIQLKGFMELSSNAYKLLSRMFKWKNVSIEKWLTFLWESRRLSHALCVSPICEAFQNSLEHFNELSNIESWTRYLQGNHSSLIGFQQIFSFLLSSSHKNSCCSGDSFQNDITADDVQKAALELISNVSVPNHSTFLAGYLYYDLCPRLVANGRLIEALSFAKEAHKLHSKLFHLKFTHVVKQMNEEHNVIVDFSKNLRDGVDRIEVSKSVARETLLFDSISWNLEEFYLSPWKILQCYLESTLQVGIILEMIGDATESETYLQWGKAISDSLQLPLFTVAFSSLLGKLYVKKRHWDLAEKELQSAQEILKKSDTMLCCSKCKLILEVTLNHFFGDLCQSKFDSCEGTTNGKTAKYWFTSALDKLNLSVWKNSLSCPDNGSDETAMDVKCGSAKTCTCSTMNEMGEKVRKSMKAGPASKIGEKKNKKLKNAAKVLTKDTNLSIENKPRITRSKYRASQNQDISISSKSEVVQSVDGNFISNPSCMLNRKESDLNTAATCIFSKMRCWHCLPSEVLESGLLTDFINLKWEFVRRKMSMKLLTRLVKCFAYPNQIDEVHKVLLRSVSVLASRNPFYQTFSSIPLDYFVLMVPKEIPGDVFTIERAEILYEICWYSLKCYHSKAARNIFRNVNSIRFEDLASWLMVAFILSREVSVIFQKVSKLLAVIHVSTLREQISMSSLSQTLSENYWASYFHQASIGTHYTHQFLSNLTGRCKGSYISKSCKQEGSFNLLRLVPDTSADLAEYVKKFLASLPSTTIICISFLGHDYASLLQELLLYPTSVKVWMQVSRLSFKSEPIVMLLPLDSILQDSNEDDLITGTLLEKPSENWHCPWGFTAVDDVAPAFRTILEENYLSSLSPFEDTPQNRILWWKRRKNLDHRLDELLRNIEDLWFGPWKCLLLGEWLNCKNFDLVLKNLVNDLRSKCKIDVNESLLKVILGGSKYVSEGKTIVSQLCSRKDCYVSKVGYCDEARSGILLNAANEFRVSSEVAFQLLNDALEVLEVDDTVNREPVILVLDYEVQMLPWESLPILRNLEVYRMPSVSSISAVLDISGIHQEQEGRNLVSFPSIDPLDAFYLLNPDGDLSRTQIEFENWFRDQNLEGKAGSKPTVKELASALTSHDLFIYFGHGSGAQYIPRHEIQKLEKCAATLLMGCSSGSLTLQGNYVPQGVPLSYLLAGSPVIVANLWEVTDKDIDRFGKAMLDAWLKQRSDLPKECFQCNLLSEEFEAMNLKGKAKRKGARKKVQESTETDSPRINCGHRPKIGAFMGQAREVCTLPFLTGASPICYGVPTGIWRKKNI; encoded by the exons ATGGCTTCCGTAACTGAATCTTCTTTGATATCGAAGCTCCAATCCGCCGATTCCGCCGGAATTTTCACACAAGTCTACGATTACCTCCGTCCCCTCGCCGATCTCAGCAAAAACAACAAGTCCTCCAAGTCCAAACCCGATCAAACCCTAATCCGCTCCCTCGCTAAGCGTTTTCTTCCATTCCTCAACAGCTCTCTGTCCGTTCTCCCCAAACACCTCACTAACATTTCCAAATCAGGTTCCTCCGACGGCGCCGTTGTGCTCGAGCTCTTCCAGGTTTTCAAGCTCTGCTTGGATTGCTTGGAATCCGTGGCTTCTCAATTGGAATCCAAGCCCTTTTCAGTTGAGTTCCTGAGAGTTCGAATGGTACAATGTCTCGAAGCTTGTGGTAGGGTTGACGACGCAGAAGCTGAAGGTTTACGGATTTTGGAGAATCTTCAGCCTACTTCGAAATCGACAAAGAGGAAGGCGAAGATTCTTCCCGAGGTAGATAAGGGCGGCGTTGCTGACAAAGATAAGGAGTTGTCTTTGTTGGTGGTTCAGATTGTTGTGGCACTAGTGAGGTGTGCGGCGGTGGGGACTAGTAAAGAGTATGCGCGCTTCAGGAGGGTGCTTGATTTGGTGGAGGAAGTAAGGCCATGGCTCAG GGGGTTAGGTGCCAGTTCTTATGATAAACACCAAGCGTTAGTGATTAATCTGGGCAAATGCGCTTTGAGTTTACTGGGGAAGACATGTTCTGATAAAGATCTGGTAGTCTCGTTCTGCCGCATGACATTGACTGAGTATGTCAAATCTCCGGTCAACGATCAAGTCTACAAG ATTGCCCGAAGGATGTGCTCTTCACTGTTAGCTCTGCAGGGGGATGAATCCTTGTATATTATTGATATATTCGATTGTGTTGCTTCTGAGTGCAAG CTTGAAGAAGGCAATGCTGGAATAGAATTTATTGAACTTGTAAATTATTGTGCCAACAAATGTCAGCCTGCAAATGCAAGTTTTTGTAATACATTTGCAGCATATTTGAACAAAATAGCAGAGCGTTTTCAAAAG GTTTTGACACCTATCAACTCAGTACTCAGGCTATATGCTGCTGGATTGCTCCTTGTTAGCTGCAGTTTGAGGTCCAAGGTTGGAGATCTTGCAGCCTCTGAAAGTGCAAAATTTGAATGTCTACTTGGCACTTTAATGGAAAATCAGAAAATGATACAGACTTCGCCACCTTTGCTTGGTCAAGCATTTGCCTGGTTAGATTCTGGCTGTGAGTCTTATATGACTTACCTGCCATCTTACTCAGAGGCATTGAAGTTTCTATGCAAACCACTTGCTAAAtcagttaattcagaaaggaAGCAGTTAGTTACTGAGGAGGATGATGCTTCTGCCATAACAATGCTGTCCACAGTCCAAGATGCATTCTATATCCTTTGTCAAATTCTTCTTTCTAGCCTAAG CTTTACATCTGAAAAGAACACAGATGAATTTGATGAAAACAGCAGAACATTGCTTAATGTAGCTCTAGCAACCTTCACTCTTTCTATCAGAACTAATCTTAAACTCCAG GAGAGCACAAGATTAGTTAAGCAGATGATGGCGAGTAAATGGATTGATACTGAAGGGATGAAATACATAATTGCTTCTCTCTACAATATTGCTGTAGCTTTGTACAGAAACAAGCAGCCAAATGAG GCTTCTAAGGTTCTAAACCTGTGTTGCAAAGCATCCTGGATCTGTATTAAATGTTATTGTGCTAATTTCACGGAAGGGGCTCCGAAAGAGTTTGTAATAGAGGCTTACAAAAGAAGTGCTCTACTCTTAGATATTCTTTATGACATCAGCAGTCCTAAGATACGAAAGAAAGTGATTAAGATCCTTACAAACTGGTCCACTGCCAACAATCTGTTTCAGGATCTGCCAACTCCTATTCCTGTATTGAAGCAGTGGGTGAAG ATAGAATGTAAACAAGCTAAGCAGGTAGATGAGGGAGTTGATTCTCTTACCTTGTACTCTCTCCTGTCATCTTCCACTGAGTTTTCCAAGAGGAACATTAGCATCATCCTGGAGCAG GAACTTCAAGCATATGAGGAAATTAATCTTAAATATGCAGAATTCTGTCAGAAAATGCAAACGAAAATTATAAATATCCTCCTGAAAGATATATACATCACACCAGATACTTGTTTTCAAAAGGCACAAACTCTGGTTAGAAAGGGAAAGGCACTAAGGATGTGTGGTACTGGCGATCTTAGGGACTGCATTCAATGTTTCTCAGAAGCAATAACTATCATG aaggagatattTGGTGAGACGGGTGCTGATAAAAATGCCATTGAGCATCAGTTGTCGGTGGCCTATTGCATGCGTGCACTTTGTACCCAAGAAGCTGAACCAAGTTCAAAG CAAATCTTTGAAGATGTCAAAGCTACATTGGATCTATGGTTGGGTATTTCTCCTCTTGGTTGCTTTGAGGATGGAGACTGTTATCTGCCTGACAGTATAATGATTCTACTCTGCAATATAATAGATTTAATACAACTGAAG GGTTTCATGGAACTCTCCAGTAATGCATACAAGCTGCTGAGTAGAATGTTTAAATGGAAGAATGTCTCAATTGAGAAGTGGTTGACTTTTCTTTGGGAAAGTAGAAGGCTAAGTCATGCTCTATGTGTTTCACCTATCTGTGAGGCATTCCAGAATTCATTAGAGCACTTTAATGAACTTTCAAATATTGAATCTTGGACACGTTATCTTCAAGGAAACCATTCATCATTAATAGGGTTTCAGCAGATTTTCTCATTTTTACTTTCTAGCTCTCATAAAAATTCTTGCTGTAGTGGAGACTCTTTTCAAAATGACATTACAGCTGATGATGTTCAAAAGGCTGCTCTGGAACTGATTTCAAAT GTTTCTGTTCCAAATCATTCCACTTTTCTTGCTGGTTATCTTTACTATGATTTGTGCCCAAGGCTTGTTGCAAATGGACGGTTAATAGAG GCTCTTTCATTTGCAAAGGAAGCCCACAAATTACATTCTAAACTCTTCCATCTTAAATTTACGCACGTTGTTAAGCAGATGAATGAAGAGCACAATGTAATAGTTGATTTCTCTAAGAATCTTAGGGATGGAGTTGATAGAATTGAAGTGAGCAAATCAGTTGCTAGGGAAACTTTGCTATTTGATTCTATATCATGGAACTTGGAAGAATTTTATCTTAGTCCATGGAAAATATTGCAGTGTTATCTAGAGAGCACTCTTCAG GTAGGAATTATCCTTGAAATGATCGGAGATGCAACTGAATCTGAAACTTATCTCCAGTGGGGGAAAGCCATATCTGATTCACTGCAGCTGCCTTTGTTTACCGttgctttctcttctctcttag GAAAGCTCTATGTTAAGAAAAGACACTGGGATTTAGCAGAAAAGGAACTTCAAAGTGCTCAGGAAATTTTGAAGAAAAGCGACACAATGTTGTGTTGCTCAAAGTGTAAACTGATTCTTGAGGTGACACTTAATCACTTTTTTGGAGATTTGTGTCAAAGTAAATTTGACAGTTGTGAAGGGACTACTAATGGAAAGACCGCAAAATATTGGTTCACATCAGCTCTAGATAAATTAAATCTTTCTGTGTGGAAAAACTCTCTTAGCTGTCCTGACAATGGCAGTGATGAAACTgcaatggatgttaaatgtggtTCTGCTAAAACTTGTACTTGCTCTACAATGAATGAAATGGGTGAAAAAGTGAGGAAATCCATGAAAGCAGGGCCAGCATCCAAGAttggagaaaagaaaaataaaaagctaaagAATGCAGCAAAGGTTTTAACAAAGGATACAAATTTGTCTATTGAGAATAAACCAAGGATAACCCGTTCTAAATATCGAGCTTCACAAAATCAAGATATAAGCATTTCCAGCAAGTCAGAAGTTGTACAAAGTGTGGATGGAAATTTTATTTCCAATCCATCTTGTATGCTAAACAGGAAGGAGTCAGATTTGAATACTGCTGCAACATGCATTTTCTCAAAAATGAGGTGTTGGCACTGTCTTCCTTCAGAAGTCTTGGAATCTGGTTTACTAACTGATTTTATTAATCTGAAATGGGAGTTTGTCCGGAGAAAAATGTCAATGAAGTTGCTTACTCGATTAG TGAAATGCTTTGCATATCCCAATCAAATTGATGAAGTTCATAAAGTTCTTCTAAGAAGTGTATCAGTTCTAGCCAGCAGAAATCCATTCTACCAAACATTCTCCTCTATTCCTTTAGATTATTTTGTGCTCATGGTCCCAAAGGAGATCCCAGGAGATGTATTTACAATTGAACGTGCAGAAATACTTTATGAAATATGTTGGTATTCTTTGAAATGCTATCACTCCAAGGCTGCAAG GAACATTTTCCGTAATGTAAATTCCATCAGGTTTGAAGACCTGGCTTCTTGGCTGATGGTAGCCTTCATACTCTCTCGTGAGGTTTCTGTTATTTTTCAGAAG GTGTCTAAATTACTTGCTGTAATACATGTTTCCACCTTGAGGGAGCAAATTTCTATGTCATCTCTTAGCCAAACTTTGAGTGAAAATTATTGGGCTTCGTATTTCCACCAAGCTTCAATTGGAACTCATTATACTCACCAATTTCTTTCAAATCTAACTGGGAGATGCAAG GGTTCATATATATCTAAATCTTGCAAGCAAGAAGGCTCATTCAACTTACTCAG GCTTGTACCTGATACCTCTGCAGATCTTGCAGAATATGTGAAAAAGTTTCTAGCTAGTCTGCCATCTACAACAATAATCTGCATAAGTTTTCTTGGACATGATTATGCTAGTTTACTTCAGGAATTGTTGCTTTATCCTACAAGTGTTAAAGTATGGATGCAGGTCTCACGACTGAGTTTTAAGAGTGAACCCATTGTAATGTTACTGCCTCTAGATTCTATTTTGCAAG ATTCAAATGAGGATGATCTTATAACTGGTACACTTCTTGAAAAACCTAGTGAAAATTGGCATTGTCCGTGGGGTTTCACAGCAGTTGATGATGTTGCTCCAGCATTCAGAACAATCTTGGAAGAGAATTACTTGTCATCACTATCTCCTTTTGAAGATACACCACAGAATAGAATTTTATGGTGGAAGAGAAGAAAAAACCTTGACCACCGTCTTGATGAATTGTTGAG GAACATTGAAGACTTGTGGTTTGGCCCATGGAAATGCTTGCTTCTTGGAGAATGGTTGAATTGCAAGAACTTTGACTTGGTGCTCAAGAATCTTGTGAATGATCTAAGATCGAAGTGCAAAATAGATGTAAATGAGAGTCTTCTTAAGGTTATTCTTGGAGGCTCTAAATATGTTAGTGAAGGGAAAACAATTGTTTCACAACTATGCTCAAGGAAAGACTGTTACGTTTCTAAAGTAGGTTATTGTGATGAAGCAAGGAGTGGGATATTGTTAAATGCTGCCAATGAGTTTAGAGTATCATCTGAGGTCGCTTTTCAGCTGTTAAATGACGCATTAGAAGTGCTGGAAGTTGATGACACTGTTAATAGAGAGCCAGTAATTCTTGTGTTGGATTATGAGGTGCAG ATGCTTCCTTGGGAAAGTTTGCCCATATTAAGAAACCTGGAAGTTTATCGGATGCCTTCAGTTAGCAGCATCTCTGCTGTCCTTGATATCAGTGGCATCCATCAGGAACAGGAGGGAAGAAACCTAGTATCTTTTCCTTCTATAGATCCATTGGATGCCTTCTATTTATTGAATCCGGATGGTGATCTCTCTCGCACTCAAATTGAATTTGAGAACTGGTTTAGAGATCAAAATCTTGAG GGAAAGGCAGGTTCCAAACCTACCGTCAAAGAACTAGCTTCAGCATTAACAAGTCATGACCTTTTCATATACTTTGGGCATGGCAGTG GAGCACAATACATTCCGCGGCACGAGATTCAGAAACTAGAGAAATGTGCTGCTACGCTACTAATGGGGTGCAGCAGTGGTTCATTGACCTTGCAGGGGAACTATGTGCCACAAGGTGTTCCCTTGTCATATCTGTTGGCTGGTTCTCCGGTTATTGTTGCCAATTTGTGGGAAGTGACAGACAAGGATATAGATAGATTTGGTAAGGCTATGCTTGATGCGTGGTTGAAACAGAGGTCTGATCTTCCAAAGGAATGCTTCCAGTGTAACTTATTATCAGAGGAATTTGAGGCGATGAACTTAAAGGGTAAAGCAAAGAGGAAAGGTGCAAGGAAGAAAGTACAAGAATCGACAGAAACTGATTCACCTAGGATCAACTGTGGTCACCGACCTAAAATTGGAGCTTTCATGGGCCAAGCACGTGAAGTCTGCACCCTTCCTTTTCTGACAGGGGCATCTCCAATATGTTATGGTGTTCCTACTGGGATTTGGAGGAAGAAGAATATTTAG